One genomic region from Conexibacter woesei DSM 14684 encodes:
- a CDS encoding putative Ig domain-containing protein translates to MRQSLALAVALLLGCSATALAVEPSIAPGTTSPAFLAGEHAGDGLWQATAAGDVNGDGREDLVLSYSVIDGARPMSARAYVVFGDGTDAPVDLAALGTRGFAIDGPDDAAWSFSAVPGGDVNGDRLDDVLVSAAFASTPSRTRAGRVFVVFGADGADATTTVDLDVLGERGYEVYGRGAQAFAGSASSVRDLDGDERDELLVHESNPDRATLLFGKATTTPVDLGAIGAGGYRIEAPAVPGIDAVSGVGDVNGDGLEDLAFSGACGGGSCASGRTWVSFGKRDLDPVDLDALGGGGFSLTGTDLAGVGRAGDVNGDGRADIAVSDYNNGRAFVVFGRAATSPLSFAALGSAGFRIDRVDGVLKGVGDVDRDGLDDLADSSSFGSGGMIIFGKASSAPVDAGNLLDAGILLGGRTAGVGTTSDFGAGPRLFAAYFLDSPLGRAGAGSVRLFTPPAPSFELAGPLAYAAGGAIAPVAPMEQRRASPLSYSVAPALPDGLTLDPASGTIAGTPRQATAARPYTVTGRDRLGTTSRTISIRIDDPSYATLAPATAATTASRPLFAWSRASAPDDSEPVTAYTLMLDGAAYATLAAERCGERCELAAPSPIADGAHRWHVETTARDGHVRRTAAAELTVVDPPTARLALTRGAVHTGEPVGLDASSSSDPNGPIVRYEFDLDGDGRYEIDAGRDPRRVISYPSIGDRRVAVRVTDAGGSVAETSASLHVSPAPPAGELGVSVNDGAIATNDPNVTISLVWPRLADTALISNDGGFGAAGSTRELGLVARVPWRLASSGPERLPKIVYLRFRGGESGRETYTDDIILDQRSPQVVSAALAAAAGSPATASARRRGRSRAKKATLRVSVKDDNSGLRRVEVATRRGGRPIATKQLAPANHKGRRAASAQLRVPSGRGRLYVRVTDVAGNVSGWKAAARKRGR, encoded by the coding sequence ATGCGCCAATCTCTCGCCCTCGCCGTCGCGCTGCTGTTGGGCTGCAGCGCGACCGCGCTCGCCGTCGAGCCGAGCATCGCTCCCGGCACCACGTCCCCCGCCTTCCTTGCGGGCGAACATGCCGGCGACGGGCTCTGGCAGGCCACCGCCGCAGGCGACGTCAACGGCGACGGGCGCGAGGACCTCGTGCTCTCCTACTCGGTCATCGACGGGGCTCGACCGATGTCGGCGCGCGCATACGTGGTCTTCGGCGACGGCACGGACGCGCCGGTCGATCTTGCCGCGCTCGGCACCCGTGGATTCGCGATCGACGGGCCCGACGACGCGGCGTGGTCGTTCTCGGCGGTGCCAGGCGGAGACGTCAACGGCGACAGACTCGACGACGTTCTGGTCTCCGCCGCGTTCGCCTCGACCCCGTCCCGGACGCGGGCGGGACGCGTGTTCGTGGTCTTCGGCGCGGACGGCGCGGACGCCACGACGACCGTCGATCTCGACGTCCTCGGCGAGCGAGGCTACGAGGTATACGGGCGGGGCGCCCAGGCGTTCGCGGGCAGCGCCAGCTCGGTCCGCGACCTCGACGGCGACGAGCGCGACGAGCTGCTGGTGCACGAGTCGAACCCCGATCGCGCGACGCTCCTGTTCGGCAAGGCGACCACGACGCCGGTCGACCTCGGCGCGATCGGAGCCGGCGGCTACCGCATCGAAGCGCCTGCCGTTCCCGGCATCGACGCCGTCAGCGGCGTCGGCGACGTCAACGGCGACGGCCTCGAGGACCTCGCCTTCAGCGGGGCCTGCGGCGGCGGTTCGTGCGCGAGCGGCCGCACGTGGGTCAGCTTCGGCAAGAGAGACCTCGACCCCGTCGACCTCGACGCACTCGGCGGCGGCGGGTTCTCCCTCACGGGCACCGACCTCGCCGGGGTCGGACGTGCCGGGGACGTCAACGGCGACGGCAGGGCCGACATCGCCGTCAGCGACTACAACAACGGCCGCGCCTTCGTCGTGTTCGGCCGCGCCGCTACCAGCCCTCTGTCGTTCGCGGCGCTCGGCTCGGCGGGCTTTCGCATCGATCGCGTCGACGGAGTGCTGAAGGGTGTCGGTGACGTCGACCGCGATGGGCTCGACGACCTCGCGGACAGCTCCTCGTTCGGATCCGGCGGCATGATCATCTTCGGCAAGGCGAGCTCTGCGCCCGTGGACGCCGGCAACCTGCTCGACGCCGGCATCCTGCTCGGTGGACGGACCGCCGGTGTCGGCACGACGAGTGACTTCGGAGCCGGGCCACGGCTCTTCGCCGCGTACTTCCTCGACAGTCCGCTCGGTCGTGCCGGGGCGGGCTCGGTCCGCCTGTTCACGCCCCCCGCGCCGTCGTTCGAGCTGGCGGGACCGCTCGCCTACGCCGCGGGCGGCGCGATCGCTCCGGTCGCGCCGATGGAGCAGCGGCGCGCGTCGCCGCTCTCATACTCGGTTGCCCCAGCCCTTCCGGACGGTCTCACGCTCGATCCGGCCTCCGGCACGATCGCAGGCACGCCGCGGCAGGCGACGGCGGCGAGGCCGTACACGGTCACCGGCAGAGACCGCCTCGGCACCACCTCGCGGACGATCTCGATCCGGATCGACGATCCGTCGTACGCGACGCTCGCGCCTGCGACCGCGGCGACGACCGCGTCGCGCCCGCTGTTCGCATGGTCGCGCGCCTCGGCGCCCGACGACAGCGAGCCCGTCACTGCGTACACGCTCATGCTCGACGGTGCGGCGTACGCGACACTGGCGGCCGAGCGCTGCGGTGAGCGCTGCGAGTTGGCCGCGCCGTCGCCGATCGCCGACGGCGCCCACCGCTGGCACGTCGAGACGACGGCGCGCGACGGGCACGTCCGGCGTACGGCCGCGGCCGAGCTGACTGTCGTGGACCCGCCGACGGCACGGCTGGCGCTGACGCGGGGCGCGGTCCACACCGGCGAGCCGGTCGGACTCGACGCCAGCAGCTCCAGCGACCCCAACGGCCCGATCGTCCGCTACGAGTTCGACCTCGACGGCGACGGCCGCTACGAGATCGACGCTGGCAGGGACCCGCGCCGGGTGATCTCGTATCCGTCGATCGGCGACCGTCGCGTCGCCGTGCGCGTTACCGACGCGGGCGGCAGCGTCGCCGAGACGAGCGCGTCGCTGCACGTGTCGCCGGCCCCGCCGGCCGGCGAGCTGGGCGTCTCGGTCAACGACGGCGCGATCGCGACGAACGATCCGAACGTGACGATCTCGCTCGTCTGGCCGCGGCTCGCAGACACCGCCCTGATCTCCAACGACGGCGGCTTCGGCGCCGCTGGCAGCACGCGTGAGCTGGGCCTCGTCGCACGCGTGCCGTGGCGACTCGCGTCCTCAGGGCCGGAACGGCTGCCGAAGATCGTCTACCTGCGCTTCCGCGGCGGCGAGTCCGGTCGCGAGACGTACACCGACGACATCATCCTCGACCAGCGTTCGCCGCAGGTCGTCTCCGCCGCGCTCGCGGCGGCTGCCGGCAGCCCGGCGACCGCTTCCGCCCGGAGGCGCGGCAGAAGCCGCGCGAAGAAGGCGACGCTGCGCGTCTCGGTCAAGGACGACAACTCGGGCCTGCGACGGGTCGAGGTGGCGACGCGCAGAGGCGGCAGACCGATCGCGACAAAGCAGCTCGCGCCCGCCAACCACAAGGGCAGACGGGCCGCGAGCGCGCAACTGCGGGTCCCGAGCGGGCGCGGGAGACTCTACGTCCGCGTCACGGACGTCGCGGGCAACGTGTCGGGCTGGAAGGCCGCCGCGCGCAAGCGCGGCCGTTGA
- a CDS encoding ABC transporter permease, protein MSTTPTTDTGAALADHEALRKAIASGPRPPRASALAACRAFGWRGMLKIRHVPEQLIDATLTPVLFTVMFTYMFGGAIAGSTSEYLQFILPGILVQSVLFTTVYSGVALNTDMTRGVVDRFRSLPLWRPAPLVGSVLGDSVRYLIAGTVVLIVGLILGFRPDSALGVVAAIALVLVFAFGLAWVFMTVGLLMRSPSAVMNTGFMALFPLVFLSNIFVAPSTLPSVLEAFVDVNPVTHLVTAVRGLMGDAGDAGDVGLVLAEAAVLTAVFVPLTTRLYRKAG, encoded by the coding sequence ATGAGCACGACACCGACGACCGACACCGGCGCGGCGCTCGCCGATCACGAAGCGCTCCGCAAGGCGATCGCCTCCGGCCCCCGCCCGCCGCGCGCGAGCGCGCTCGCGGCCTGCCGCGCGTTCGGCTGGCGCGGGATGCTGAAGATCCGGCACGTGCCCGAGCAGCTGATCGACGCGACGCTCACGCCGGTCCTCTTCACCGTGATGTTCACCTACATGTTCGGCGGCGCGATCGCCGGATCGACCTCGGAGTACCTGCAGTTCATATTGCCCGGCATCCTCGTCCAGTCGGTGCTGTTCACGACCGTCTACTCGGGCGTCGCGCTCAACACCGACATGACGAGAGGCGTCGTCGACCGCTTCCGTTCGCTGCCGCTGTGGCGCCCCGCGCCGCTCGTCGGCTCGGTGCTCGGCGACAGCGTGCGGTACCTGATCGCGGGCACGGTCGTGCTGATCGTCGGCCTGATCCTCGGCTTCCGGCCCGACAGCGCGCTCGGCGTCGTGGCGGCAATCGCGCTGGTGCTCGTGTTCGCGTTCGGGCTCGCCTGGGTCTTCATGACCGTCGGGCTGTTGATGCGCTCCCCGAGCGCGGTCATGAACACCGGCTTCATGGCGCTCTTCCCGCTCGTCTTCCTCAGCAACATCTTCGTCGCGCCCTCGACGCTGCCGAGCGTGCTGGAGGCGTTCGTCGACGTCAACCCGGTCACGCACCTCGTCACCGCCGTGCGCGGTCTGATGGGCGACGCCGGCGACGCGGGCGACGTCGGCCTGGTGCTGGCAGAGGCGGCGGTGCTGACGGCGGTCTTCGTGCCGCTCACCACGCGCCTCTACCGCAAGGCGGGCTGA
- a CDS encoding daunorubicin resistance protein DrrA family ABC transporter ATP-binding protein → MTANSTLAIEASGLVKTFGTQRAVDGVDLAVPTGSVYGVLGPNGAGKTTTIRMLATLLAPDEGRAQVLGHDVVRDADAVRSAVSLTGQLASVDEELTGRENIILLARLLGFGRTQSHDRADQLLDAFGLSEAAGKLVKNYSGGMRRRLDIAASIVVTPQLLFLDEPTTGLDPRSRNQVWEIVRLLVAEGTTILLCTQYLEEADQLAAGIAVIDHGRVIAEGTPAQLKASVGAGSLHVRLLDPAQRGDAERVLAQRFGSSHLEPEPAALSAPCGDAEAAADAIGELSRSGVAVAGFSLGQPSLDEVFLALTGRPADGDDGTAPDPTTEQEQAA, encoded by the coding sequence ATGACGGCGAACTCCACACTCGCGATCGAGGCCAGCGGCCTCGTCAAGACCTTCGGGACGCAACGGGCCGTCGACGGCGTCGACCTGGCGGTGCCGACCGGCTCCGTCTACGGCGTCCTCGGGCCCAACGGCGCGGGCAAGACCACCACCATCCGCATGCTCGCCACGCTGCTCGCGCCCGACGAGGGCAGAGCCCAGGTGCTCGGCCACGACGTCGTGCGCGACGCCGACGCGGTCCGCAGCGCGGTCAGCCTGACCGGCCAGCTCGCGTCCGTCGACGAGGAGCTGACCGGCCGCGAGAACATCATCCTGCTCGCGCGGCTGCTCGGCTTCGGCCGCACCCAGTCGCACGACCGCGCCGACCAGCTGCTCGACGCGTTCGGCCTCAGCGAGGCGGCAGGCAAGCTCGTGAAGAACTACTCCGGCGGCATGCGCCGGCGGCTCGACATCGCCGCCAGCATCGTCGTCACGCCGCAGCTGCTGTTCCTCGACGAGCCGACGACCGGCCTCGACCCGCGCTCGCGCAACCAGGTCTGGGAGATCGTCCGGCTGCTCGTCGCCGAGGGCACGACGATCCTGCTCTGCACGCAGTACCTCGAAGAGGCCGACCAGCTCGCGGCCGGGATCGCCGTGATCGACCACGGCAGAGTGATCGCCGAGGGCACGCCGGCGCAGCTGAAGGCGTCGGTCGGCGCCGGCTCGCTGCACGTGCGGCTGCTCGACCCCGCCCAGCGCGGCGACGCCGAGCGCGTGCTCGCGCAGCGCTTCGGCTCCTCCCATCTCGAGCCCGAGCCCGCCGCGCTGTCGGCTCCCTGCGGCGACGCGGAGGCGGCCGCCGACGCGATCGGCGAGCTGTCGCGCTCCGGCGTCGCGGTCGCCGGCTTCTCGCTCGGCCAGCCGAGCCTCGACGAGGTCTTCCTCGCGCTGACCGGGCGACCGGCGGACGGCGACGACGGCACCGCACCCGACCCCACGACCGAGCAGGAGCAGGCGGCATGA
- a CDS encoding NADP-dependent oxidoreductase, which yields MKAVRFDRYGDVDVLEVRAVDDPSPALGEVLVRVRAAAINPGEIAIRAGVFADRWPATFPSGEGSDLAGTVERLGEGTVESGFSVGDAVLGWTDARASHAELVAVPATQLTAKPDAVSWEVAGSLFVAPLAGYAAVRGVAPQPGETVVVAGAAGGVGSVAVQLARLTGATAIGLASEHNHDWLRSRDVIPVAYGEGQEERIRAAAGGGRVDAFVDAFGDGYADLAIALGVAPGRVSTVIDHPAVERLGIQWQGSSEVGSAALLAEVAGLVADGSIEIPIARTYPLEQVRSAYQELAHRHTRGKIVLLP from the coding sequence ATGAAGGCAGTGCGATTCGACCGCTACGGCGACGTCGACGTCCTGGAGGTGCGAGCGGTCGACGATCCCTCGCCCGCTCTCGGGGAGGTGCTGGTGCGGGTCCGCGCCGCGGCGATCAACCCCGGCGAGATCGCGATCCGCGCGGGCGTCTTCGCGGATCGCTGGCCGGCGACGTTCCCGTCCGGCGAGGGCAGCGACCTTGCGGGGACCGTCGAGCGGCTCGGCGAAGGCACCGTCGAGAGCGGCTTCTCGGTCGGCGACGCGGTGCTCGGCTGGACCGACGCGCGCGCCAGCCACGCCGAGCTGGTCGCGGTGCCGGCGACGCAGCTGACGGCGAAGCCGGACGCCGTCTCGTGGGAGGTCGCCGGCTCGCTGTTCGTCGCGCCGCTGGCGGGCTATGCGGCCGTGCGGGGCGTCGCGCCGCAGCCCGGCGAGACGGTCGTCGTCGCGGGTGCGGCGGGCGGTGTCGGCTCGGTCGCGGTCCAGCTCGCGCGGCTGACGGGCGCGACCGCGATCGGCCTCGCGAGCGAGCACAACCACGACTGGCTGCGCTCGCGCGACGTGATCCCGGTCGCCTACGGGGAGGGGCAGGAGGAGCGGATCCGCGCGGCGGCCGGCGGCGGCCGCGTCGATGCGTTCGTCGATGCCTTCGGCGACGGCTACGCCGACCTCGCGATCGCGCTCGGCGTCGCTCCCGGCCGCGTCAGCACGGTGATCGACCACCCCGCCGTCGAGCGGCTGGGGATCCAGTGGCAGGGCAGCAGCGAGGTCGGCTCCGCCGCCCTGCTCGCCGAGGTCGCCGGGCTCGTCGCCGACGGCAGCATCGAGATCCCGATCGCCCGTACCTACCCGTTGGAGCAGGTCCGTTCGGCGTACCAGGAGTTGGCGCACCGTCACACCCGTGGAAAGATCGTGCTGCTGCCGTGA
- a CDS encoding helix-turn-helix transcriptional regulator: MAVLASSDATWALAASGRLIRSPRPETLRVLAELADEVLPAGPGRLVAMLTGDCSRAPLKLHGGDALPGPVTSAELGRLTSVVEVGTPWVDVARIGGAERSVLAVATGSATAAGSAGSLFAIELADPEPPPEAVRIVHGLCEIAAAAFAERATEPEPGQLVENLAAAQERARAIVELGEAHEAALTALLSALRARDLSDRAARAAATDLAVSALIELREAGDRDRALSEEPAAAAFDRLRQQLLPIGRYASAALELAGPDAGERVLPSELAHAARAISRGVALVLLDQDGVGRIRVSWRVTPAELLLSARDDGPGALTDAALAVHRTGERVAALGGSVSVDAVAGWGTTVTVALPLAPVESGPPNPLAVLNARELEVLAELARGGRNRQIAEALAITPHTVKFHVANILRKLGVSSRGEAAALAHRHAH, translated from the coding sequence ATGGCCGTTCTCGCATCGAGCGACGCGACGTGGGCGCTGGCGGCGAGCGGGCGCCTGATCCGCAGCCCGCGGCCGGAGACGCTGCGGGTGCTGGCGGAGCTGGCGGACGAGGTGCTGCCGGCCGGCCCCGGCCGGCTCGTCGCGATGCTGACGGGCGACTGCTCGCGCGCGCCGCTCAAGCTGCACGGCGGCGACGCGCTGCCCGGGCCGGTCACGAGCGCGGAGCTGGGGCGGCTGACGAGCGTCGTGGAGGTCGGAACGCCGTGGGTCGACGTGGCGCGGATCGGCGGCGCCGAGCGGTCTGTGCTGGCCGTCGCAACCGGCTCCGCGACCGCCGCCGGCTCGGCGGGGTCGCTGTTCGCGATCGAGCTGGCGGACCCCGAGCCCCCGCCTGAGGCCGTGCGGATCGTCCACGGCCTGTGCGAGATCGCGGCGGCCGCGTTCGCCGAGCGCGCAACCGAGCCGGAACCCGGACAGCTGGTCGAGAACCTCGCCGCCGCGCAGGAGCGCGCGCGGGCGATCGTCGAGCTGGGCGAGGCGCACGAGGCCGCGCTGACGGCGCTGCTGTCCGCGCTGCGCGCGCGGGACCTGAGCGACCGCGCCGCGCGCGCGGCGGCGACGGACCTCGCCGTCTCGGCGCTGATCGAGCTGCGCGAGGCCGGCGACCGCGACCGCGCGCTCAGCGAGGAGCCGGCCGCGGCGGCGTTCGACCGCCTGCGCCAGCAGCTGCTCCCGATCGGCCGCTACGCGAGCGCCGCGCTCGAGCTGGCCGGGCCCGACGCGGGGGAGCGCGTGCTGCCGTCCGAGCTGGCGCACGCGGCGCGCGCGATCTCGCGCGGCGTCGCGCTCGTCCTGCTCGACCAGGACGGCGTCGGCAGGATCCGCGTCAGCTGGCGCGTCACGCCGGCCGAGCTGCTGCTGAGCGCCCGTGACGACGGGCCCGGGGCGCTGACCGACGCCGCCCTCGCCGTCCACCGCACGGGCGAGCGCGTCGCCGCGCTCGGCGGCTCGGTGAGCGTCGACGCGGTCGCCGGGTGGGGGACGACGGTGACCGTCGCGCTCCCGCTGGCGCCGGTCGAGAGCGGGCCGCCCAACCCGCTCGCCGTCCTCAACGCCCGCGAGCTGGAGGTGCTGGCCGAGCTCGCGCGCGGCGGCCGCAACCGCCAGATCGCCGAGGCGCTGGCGATCACGCCGCACACGGTCAAGTTCCACGTCGCCAACATCCTGCGCAAGCTCGGCGTCTCCTCGCGCGGGGAAGCGGCGGCGTTGGCGCACCGCCACGCGCACTGA
- a CDS encoding acyl-CoA-like ligand-binding transcription factor, which yields MSATSNPPGLRERKKARTRRAIVAATLELTLDRGFEAATIPLIAERADVAPRTVSLYFPSKDDIVLQQVDQDFGRLISTLASGEGDLVTRLREWLFADPPEGEHDDELERMRARALIADPYLRSRERLLLEAAEGAIASAVAGDLGETVDGLGPRAFAAATLGVLLTIRAQWAAQGEVERVEQELERGLAFLRAGLDALRRA from the coding sequence ATGAGCGCGACGAGCAATCCCCCCGGTCTGCGAGAACGCAAGAAGGCGCGGACGCGCCGCGCGATCGTCGCGGCGACGCTGGAGCTGACGCTCGACCGCGGCTTCGAGGCGGCGACGATCCCGCTGATCGCCGAGCGGGCCGACGTCGCGCCACGCACCGTCTCGCTCTACTTCCCCTCCAAGGACGACATCGTCCTGCAGCAGGTCGACCAGGACTTCGGCCGCCTCATCAGCACGCTCGCCTCGGGCGAGGGCGACCTCGTCACGCGGCTGCGCGAGTGGCTGTTCGCGGATCCGCCGGAGGGCGAGCACGACGACGAGCTGGAGCGGATGCGCGCCCGCGCGCTGATCGCCGACCCCTACCTGCGCTCGCGCGAGCGGCTGCTGCTCGAGGCGGCCGAGGGTGCGATCGCGAGCGCGGTCGCCGGCGACCTGGGCGAGACGGTCGACGGGCTCGGGCCGCGCGCCTTCGCCGCCGCGACGCTCGGCGTCCTGCTCACGATCCGCGCCCAATGGGCGGCGCAGGGCGAGGTCGAGCGCGTGGAGCAGGAGTTGGAGCGCGGGCTCGCGTTCCTGCGCGCCGGGCTCGACGCGCTGCGACGCGCCTGA
- a CDS encoding MMPL family transporter — protein MSSLLARIARALTHHWKRSLVAALLVVVALGIAAGAGGKAADDFAIPGTESQQALDLFKAHSPAFAGADSTLVFSVRSGRLTDPGNRRAVEGALAEVRSLDHVDQVADPFAAGGSISRDGRIAAVDVRYDIEATDVEKDDGEALEEAARSAESGGVDVAMRGIVVDLGQEQEAPVGELIGVAIAIVLLTLLFRSGAAMGATLVGALLGVVVGQILLTALAKPLGLPEFATTIAIMLGLGAGIDYALLIIGRYREQVAAGDSVRDASAKAAATSGASVVAAGLIVMVAIAGLLVIGIPMIGKMGVGAAIGIAAVVVSALTILPIMIGAFAKRLKPKKPEHVLPSKAFGRWGEIVTARPWLSIAAGVAILLVFAFPVTNMRLGQPDDGNQPTTRTQRIAYDQLSEAFGPGSNGPFLLAVDTPKGDAATRAQLARLETAVRALPGVAAVMPAALSEDGEMATITAIPRTAPQDAKTSDLLEQLRDDVVPGATAGTPLKVYIGGNTAGFEDFSSKVSSRLPLFIAVVIGLSVLLLMAAFRSLWIPLVSALFNLLSIGAAYGVVVAVFQEGIGAGLIGVDSGVPIVSFIPVMLFAILFGLSMDYNVFLLSRVHEAYNEGDAPRASVIHGVSRIGKVILFAGLIMASVFLAFVTQPDVVAKMMGLGLGLAILIDVLIVRLVIAPAVVTLLGDRAWWLPGWLDKLLPNVSLEGHLVQGVDEKTVAVGEEERERTPA, from the coding sequence ATGTCCTCGTTGCTCGCGCGGATCGCACGCGCGCTCACCCACCACTGGAAGCGCAGCCTCGTCGCGGCGCTGCTCGTCGTCGTCGCGCTCGGCATCGCCGCCGGCGCGGGCGGCAAGGCCGCCGACGACTTCGCGATCCCGGGCACCGAGTCGCAGCAGGCGCTCGACCTCTTCAAGGCCCACAGTCCCGCGTTCGCGGGCGCCGACTCGACGCTCGTCTTCAGCGTCAGATCGGGGAGGCTGACCGACCCGGGCAACCGCAGAGCCGTCGAGGGCGCGCTCGCCGAGGTCAGGTCGCTCGACCACGTCGACCAGGTCGCCGACCCGTTCGCCGCCGGTGGATCGATCTCGAGAGACGGCCGGATCGCCGCCGTCGACGTGCGCTACGACATCGAGGCGACCGATGTCGAGAAGGACGACGGCGAGGCGCTCGAAGAGGCCGCCCGCAGCGCCGAGAGCGGCGGAGTGGACGTCGCGATGCGCGGCATCGTCGTCGACCTCGGACAGGAGCAGGAGGCGCCGGTCGGCGAGCTGATCGGCGTCGCGATCGCGATCGTCCTGCTGACGCTCCTGTTCCGCTCCGGCGCGGCGATGGGGGCGACGCTCGTCGGCGCGCTGCTCGGCGTCGTCGTCGGCCAGATCCTGCTGACGGCGCTCGCGAAGCCGCTCGGCCTCCCGGAGTTCGCGACGACGATCGCGATCATGCTCGGTCTCGGCGCCGGCATCGACTACGCGCTGCTGATCATCGGCCGCTACCGCGAGCAGGTCGCCGCCGGCGACAGCGTCCGCGACGCGTCGGCGAAGGCCGCCGCGACCTCGGGCGCCTCGGTCGTCGCGGCCGGTCTGATCGTGATGGTGGCGATCGCCGGCCTGCTCGTGATCGGCATCCCGATGATCGGCAAGATGGGCGTCGGCGCGGCGATCGGCATCGCCGCCGTCGTCGTCTCGGCGCTGACGATCCTGCCGATCATGATCGGCGCCTTCGCGAAGCGGTTGAAGCCGAAGAAGCCCGAGCACGTGCTGCCGTCGAAGGCGTTCGGCCGCTGGGGCGAGATCGTCACGGCGCGTCCGTGGCTGTCGATCGCCGCCGGCGTCGCGATCCTGCTCGTCTTCGCCTTCCCGGTCACGAACATGCGCCTCGGCCAGCCCGACGACGGCAACCAGCCGACGACGAGAACGCAGCGGATCGCCTACGACCAGCTCAGCGAGGCGTTCGGCCCGGGCTCCAACGGCCCGTTCCTGCTCGCCGTCGACACGCCCAAGGGCGACGCCGCCACGAGAGCGCAGCTGGCGAGACTCGAGACGGCGGTGAGAGCGCTGCCGGGCGTCGCGGCGGTCATGCCGGCGGCACTCAGCGAGGACGGCGAGATGGCGACGATCACCGCGATCCCGAGAACCGCGCCGCAGGACGCGAAGACGAGCGACCTGCTGGAGCAGCTGCGCGACGACGTCGTCCCCGGCGCCACGGCCGGCACGCCGCTGAAGGTCTACATCGGCGGCAACACCGCCGGCTTCGAGGACTTCTCGTCGAAGGTCTCCTCGCGGCTGCCGCTGTTCATCGCGGTCGTGATCGGCCTCTCGGTGCTGCTGCTGATGGCGGCGTTCCGCTCGCTCTGGATCCCGCTCGTGTCGGCGCTCTTCAACCTGCTGTCGATCGGCGCCGCCTACGGCGTCGTGGTGGCGGTCTTCCAGGAGGGCATCGGCGCCGGGCTGATCGGCGTCGACAGCGGCGTGCCGATCGTCTCGTTCATCCCCGTGATGCTGTTCGCGATCCTGTTCGGGTTGAGCATGGACTACAACGTCTTCCTGCTCTCGCGGGTGCACGAGGCGTACAACGAGGGCGACGCCCCGCGCGCGAGCGTGATCCACGGCGTCTCGCGGATCGGCAAGGTGATCCTCTTCGCGGGGTTGATCATGGCGTCGGTCTTCCTCGCGTTCGTGACGCAGCCGGACGTCGTTGCGAAGATGATGGGCCTCGGCCTCGGTCTCGCGATCCTGATCGACGTGCTGATCGTGCGGCTCGTGATCGCGCCGGCCGTCGTGACGCTGCTCGGCGACCGCGCATGGTGGCTGCCGGGCTGGCTCGACAAGCTGCTGCCGAACGTCTCGCTGGAGGGCCACCTCGTGCAGGGCGTCGACGAGAAGACGGTCGCGGTCGGGGAGGAGGAGCGCGAGCGGACGCCGGCCTGA